One stretch of Paroedura picta isolate Pp20150507F chromosome 13, Ppicta_v3.0, whole genome shotgun sequence DNA includes these proteins:
- the CAMKK2 gene encoding calcium/calmodulin-dependent protein kinase kinase 2 isoform X1, protein MTTCVSRRPASKELVGRDEPLGLLPEPCHPPRYFLALNVHCLVDMEAFVVVTEHDSSARPREEQPDGLGDEEPMEPCEDQPMALDPGETEEKGLLGGAPEGPLKAPRSKLNLSSRKLSLQERSQLVQSPGGNVGVNGRYIYPSLPCSPVTSPHSSPRLPRRPTIESHRVSITGLQDCVQLNQYTLKDEIGKGSYGVVKLAYNEDDNTYYAMKVLSKKKLMRQAGFPRRPPPRGARPPLEGFCQPKGPIEQVYQEIAILKKLDHPNVVKLVEVLDDPSEDHLYMVFELVKKGPVMEVPTLKPLTEDQARFYFQDLIKGIEYLHYQKIIHRDVKPSNLLVGEDGHVKIADFGVSNEFKGADALLTNTVGTPAFMAPETLSETRTIFSGKALDVWAMGITLYCFVFGQCPFMDERILSLHSKIKSQTLEFPDQPDISDELKDLITQMLDKNPESRITVPEIKVHPWVTKNGVEPLPTEDENCTLVEVTEEEVENSVKHIPSLATVILVKSMIRKRSFGNPFEGSRREERSLSAPGNLLIKNKSGNVKYSFSQSRKQGSEDNLKLSSDLPDVDEDELLS, encoded by the exons ATGACAACATGCGTCTCCCGCAGGCCTGCCTCGAAGGAGCTTGTAGGCCGCGATGAGCCACTTGGCCTCCTTCCAGAGCCCTGCCACCCCCCACGTTACTTCTTGGCTCTGAATGTCCACTGCCTGGTTGACATGGAGGCTTTTGTCGTCGTGACGGAGCATGACTCTTCCGCTAGGCCTCGAGAGGAGCAGCCGGACGGTCTGGGGGACGAGGAACCGATGGAACCCTGTGAGGATCAACCCATGGCGCTGGATCCCGGAGAAACGGAGGAGAAGGGTCTCCTCGGAGGGGCTCCGGAGGGTCCGTTGAAGGCGCCGCGAAGCAAACTGAATCTCTCCAGCCGAAAACTTTCCCTCCAGGAGAGGTCTCAGTTGGTCCAGTCCCCCGGGGGCAACGTGGGTGTCAACGGACGCTACATCTATCCTTCCCTCCCTTGTTCTCCGGTCACGTCTCCACATTCTTCACCTCGTCTGCCCCGGAGGCCGACGATAGAATCCCACAGGGTTTCTATCACCGGTTTGCAG GACTGCGTTCAGCTAAATCAATACACACTGAAAGACGAAATCGGAAAG GGCTCCTATGGGGTCGTAAAGCTGGCATACAATGAAGATGACAACACCTACTAT GCAATGAAAGTGCTTTCCAAAAAGAAGCTGATGAGGCAAGCGGGGTTTCCTC GCCGTCCTCCCCCTCGTGGTGCCAGGCCCCCCCTGGAAGGCTTCTGCCAACCCAAAGGCCCCATTGAGCAGGTGTATCAAGAGATCGCCATCTTGAAAAAACTTGACCACCCGAATGTAGTCAAGCTGGTGGAG GTGCTTGACGACCCCAGCGAAGACCACCTGTACATGG TATTTGAACTTGTGAAAAAAGG GCCTGTGATGGAAGTCCCAACCTTGAAACCTCTTACTGAAGATCAGGCACgcttctacttccaggacttgaTCAAGGGCATTGAGTACT TGCATTACCAAAAGATAATCCACCGGGATGTTAAGCCATCCAACCTCTTAGTCGGGGAAGACGGTCACGTCAAGATTGCCGATTTTGGTGTGAGCAACGAGTTCAAAGGGGCTGACGCTCTCTTGACCAACACGGTGGGCACCCCGGCGTTTATGGCCCCCGAAACCCTCTCGGAAACCAGGACAATCTTTTCTGGAAAG gCTTTAGATGTTTGGGCTATGGGCATCACCCTCTACTGTTTTGTCTTTGGGCAG TGCCCCTTTATGGACGAGAGAATTCTAAGCCTGCACAGCAAAATCAAGAGTCAGACGCTGGAGTTCCCTGACCA GCCAGATATTTCTGATGAACTGAAGGATCTCATAACACAGATGCTAGACAAAAACCCCGAATCCAGGATCACAGTCCCAGAAATTAAG GTGCACCCCTGGGTGACCAAGAACGGAGTGGAGCCGTTGCCGACGGAAGATGAGAACTGCACACTCGTGGAGGTGACGGAGGAAGAGGTGGAGAATTCGGTGAAACACATCCCAAGCTTGGCCACGGTG ATCTTGGTGAAGTCCATGATCAGGAAAAGATCTTTTGGGAACCCGTTTGAGGGCAGCAGAAGAGAAGAGAGATCCTTGTCTGCACCGGGGAATTTGTTGAT AAAAAACAAATCGGGGAATGTGAAGTATTCCTTCAGTCAAAG CAGGAAGCAAGGCAGCGAAGACAACCTGAAGCTCAGCAGCGACCTGCCAGATGTGGACGAAGACGAACTGCTTTCTTGA
- the CAMKK2 gene encoding calcium/calmodulin-dependent protein kinase kinase 2 isoform X2: MTTCVSRRPASKELVGRDEPLGLLPEPCHPPRYFLALNVHCLVDMEAFVVVTEHDSSARPREEQPDGLGDEEPMEPCEDQPMALDPGETEEKGLLGGAPEGPLKAPRSKLNLSSRKLSLQERSQLVQSPGGNVGVNGRYIYPSLPCSPVTSPHSSPRLPRRPTIESHRVSITGLQDCVQLNQYTLKDEIGKGSYGVVKLAYNEDDNTYYAMKVLSKKKLMRQAGFPRRPPPRGARPPLEGFCQPKGPIEQVYQEIAILKKLDHPNVVKLVEVLDDPSEDHLYMVFELVKKGPVMEVPTLKPLTEDQARFYFQDLIKGIEYLHYQKIIHRDVKPSNLLVGEDGHVKIADFGVSNEFKGADALLTNTVGTPAFMAPETLSETRTIFSGKALDVWAMGITLYCFVFGQCPFMDERILSLHSKIKSQTLEFPDQPDISDELKDLITQMLDKNPESRITVPEIKVHPWVTKNGVEPLPTEDENCTLVEVTEEEVENSVKHIPSLATVILVKSMIRKRSFGNPFEGSRREERSLSAPGNLLIKNKSGNVKYSFSQRKQGSEDNLKLSSDLPDVDEDELLS, encoded by the exons ATGACAACATGCGTCTCCCGCAGGCCTGCCTCGAAGGAGCTTGTAGGCCGCGATGAGCCACTTGGCCTCCTTCCAGAGCCCTGCCACCCCCCACGTTACTTCTTGGCTCTGAATGTCCACTGCCTGGTTGACATGGAGGCTTTTGTCGTCGTGACGGAGCATGACTCTTCCGCTAGGCCTCGAGAGGAGCAGCCGGACGGTCTGGGGGACGAGGAACCGATGGAACCCTGTGAGGATCAACCCATGGCGCTGGATCCCGGAGAAACGGAGGAGAAGGGTCTCCTCGGAGGGGCTCCGGAGGGTCCGTTGAAGGCGCCGCGAAGCAAACTGAATCTCTCCAGCCGAAAACTTTCCCTCCAGGAGAGGTCTCAGTTGGTCCAGTCCCCCGGGGGCAACGTGGGTGTCAACGGACGCTACATCTATCCTTCCCTCCCTTGTTCTCCGGTCACGTCTCCACATTCTTCACCTCGTCTGCCCCGGAGGCCGACGATAGAATCCCACAGGGTTTCTATCACCGGTTTGCAG GACTGCGTTCAGCTAAATCAATACACACTGAAAGACGAAATCGGAAAG GGCTCCTATGGGGTCGTAAAGCTGGCATACAATGAAGATGACAACACCTACTAT GCAATGAAAGTGCTTTCCAAAAAGAAGCTGATGAGGCAAGCGGGGTTTCCTC GCCGTCCTCCCCCTCGTGGTGCCAGGCCCCCCCTGGAAGGCTTCTGCCAACCCAAAGGCCCCATTGAGCAGGTGTATCAAGAGATCGCCATCTTGAAAAAACTTGACCACCCGAATGTAGTCAAGCTGGTGGAG GTGCTTGACGACCCCAGCGAAGACCACCTGTACATGG TATTTGAACTTGTGAAAAAAGG GCCTGTGATGGAAGTCCCAACCTTGAAACCTCTTACTGAAGATCAGGCACgcttctacttccaggacttgaTCAAGGGCATTGAGTACT TGCATTACCAAAAGATAATCCACCGGGATGTTAAGCCATCCAACCTCTTAGTCGGGGAAGACGGTCACGTCAAGATTGCCGATTTTGGTGTGAGCAACGAGTTCAAAGGGGCTGACGCTCTCTTGACCAACACGGTGGGCACCCCGGCGTTTATGGCCCCCGAAACCCTCTCGGAAACCAGGACAATCTTTTCTGGAAAG gCTTTAGATGTTTGGGCTATGGGCATCACCCTCTACTGTTTTGTCTTTGGGCAG TGCCCCTTTATGGACGAGAGAATTCTAAGCCTGCACAGCAAAATCAAGAGTCAGACGCTGGAGTTCCCTGACCA GCCAGATATTTCTGATGAACTGAAGGATCTCATAACACAGATGCTAGACAAAAACCCCGAATCCAGGATCACAGTCCCAGAAATTAAG GTGCACCCCTGGGTGACCAAGAACGGAGTGGAGCCGTTGCCGACGGAAGATGAGAACTGCACACTCGTGGAGGTGACGGAGGAAGAGGTGGAGAATTCGGTGAAACACATCCCAAGCTTGGCCACGGTG ATCTTGGTGAAGTCCATGATCAGGAAAAGATCTTTTGGGAACCCGTTTGAGGGCAGCAGAAGAGAAGAGAGATCCTTGTCTGCACCGGGGAATTTGTTGAT AAAAAACAAATCGGGGAATGTGAAGTATTCCTTCAGTCAAAG GAAGCAAGGCAGCGAAGACAACCTGAAGCTCAGCAGCGACCTGCCAGATGTGGACGAAGACGAACTGCTTTCTTGA
- the CAMKK2 gene encoding calcium/calmodulin-dependent protein kinase kinase 2 isoform X3 yields the protein MTTCVSRRPASKELVGRDEPLGLLPEPCHPPRYFLALNVHCLVDMEAFVVVTEHDSSARPREEQPDGLGDEEPMEPCEDQPMALDPGETEEKGLLGGAPEGPLKAPRSKLNLSSRKLSLQERSQLVQSPGGNVGVNGRYIYPSLPCSPVTSPHSSPRLPRRPTIESHRVSITGLQDCVQLNQYTLKDEIGKGSYGVVKLAYNEDDNTYYAMKVLSKKKLMRQAGFPRRPPPRGARPPLEGFCQPKGPIEQVYQEIAILKKLDHPNVVKLVEVLDDPSEDHLYMVFELVKKGPVMEVPTLKPLTEDQARFYFQDLIKGIEYLHYQKIIHRDVKPSNLLVGEDGHVKIADFGVSNEFKGADALLTNTVGTPAFMAPETLSETRTIFSGKALDVWAMGITLYCFVFGQCPFMDERILSLHSKIKSQTLEFPDQPDISDELKDLITQMLDKNPESRITVPEIKVHPWVTKNGVEPLPTEDENCTLVEVTEEEVENSVKHIPSLATVILVKSMIRKRSFGNPFEGSRREERSLSAPGNLLIRKQGSEDNLKLSSDLPDVDEDELLS from the exons ATGACAACATGCGTCTCCCGCAGGCCTGCCTCGAAGGAGCTTGTAGGCCGCGATGAGCCACTTGGCCTCCTTCCAGAGCCCTGCCACCCCCCACGTTACTTCTTGGCTCTGAATGTCCACTGCCTGGTTGACATGGAGGCTTTTGTCGTCGTGACGGAGCATGACTCTTCCGCTAGGCCTCGAGAGGAGCAGCCGGACGGTCTGGGGGACGAGGAACCGATGGAACCCTGTGAGGATCAACCCATGGCGCTGGATCCCGGAGAAACGGAGGAGAAGGGTCTCCTCGGAGGGGCTCCGGAGGGTCCGTTGAAGGCGCCGCGAAGCAAACTGAATCTCTCCAGCCGAAAACTTTCCCTCCAGGAGAGGTCTCAGTTGGTCCAGTCCCCCGGGGGCAACGTGGGTGTCAACGGACGCTACATCTATCCTTCCCTCCCTTGTTCTCCGGTCACGTCTCCACATTCTTCACCTCGTCTGCCCCGGAGGCCGACGATAGAATCCCACAGGGTTTCTATCACCGGTTTGCAG GACTGCGTTCAGCTAAATCAATACACACTGAAAGACGAAATCGGAAAG GGCTCCTATGGGGTCGTAAAGCTGGCATACAATGAAGATGACAACACCTACTAT GCAATGAAAGTGCTTTCCAAAAAGAAGCTGATGAGGCAAGCGGGGTTTCCTC GCCGTCCTCCCCCTCGTGGTGCCAGGCCCCCCCTGGAAGGCTTCTGCCAACCCAAAGGCCCCATTGAGCAGGTGTATCAAGAGATCGCCATCTTGAAAAAACTTGACCACCCGAATGTAGTCAAGCTGGTGGAG GTGCTTGACGACCCCAGCGAAGACCACCTGTACATGG TATTTGAACTTGTGAAAAAAGG GCCTGTGATGGAAGTCCCAACCTTGAAACCTCTTACTGAAGATCAGGCACgcttctacttccaggacttgaTCAAGGGCATTGAGTACT TGCATTACCAAAAGATAATCCACCGGGATGTTAAGCCATCCAACCTCTTAGTCGGGGAAGACGGTCACGTCAAGATTGCCGATTTTGGTGTGAGCAACGAGTTCAAAGGGGCTGACGCTCTCTTGACCAACACGGTGGGCACCCCGGCGTTTATGGCCCCCGAAACCCTCTCGGAAACCAGGACAATCTTTTCTGGAAAG gCTTTAGATGTTTGGGCTATGGGCATCACCCTCTACTGTTTTGTCTTTGGGCAG TGCCCCTTTATGGACGAGAGAATTCTAAGCCTGCACAGCAAAATCAAGAGTCAGACGCTGGAGTTCCCTGACCA GCCAGATATTTCTGATGAACTGAAGGATCTCATAACACAGATGCTAGACAAAAACCCCGAATCCAGGATCACAGTCCCAGAAATTAAG GTGCACCCCTGGGTGACCAAGAACGGAGTGGAGCCGTTGCCGACGGAAGATGAGAACTGCACACTCGTGGAGGTGACGGAGGAAGAGGTGGAGAATTCGGTGAAACACATCCCAAGCTTGGCCACGGTG ATCTTGGTGAAGTCCATGATCAGGAAAAGATCTTTTGGGAACCCGTTTGAGGGCAGCAGAAGAGAAGAGAGATCCTTGTCTGCACCGGGGAATTTGTTGAT CAGGAAGCAAGGCAGCGAAGACAACCTGAAGCTCAGCAGCGACCTGCCAGATGTGGACGAAGACGAACTGCTTTCTTGA
- the CAMKK2 gene encoding calcium/calmodulin-dependent protein kinase kinase 2 isoform X4, giving the protein MTTCVSRRPASKELVGRDEPLGLLPEPCHPPRYFLALNVHCLVDMEAFVVVTEHDSSARPREEQPDGLGDEEPMEPCEDQPMALDPGETEEKGLLGGAPEGPLKAPRSKLNLSSRKLSLQERSQLVQSPGGNVGVNGRYIYPSLPCSPVTSPHSSPRLPRRPTIESHRVSITGLQDCVQLNQYTLKDEIGKGSYGVVKLAYNEDDNTYYAMKVLSKKKLMRQAGFPRRPPPRGARPPLEGFCQPKGPIEQVYQEIAILKKLDHPNVVKLVEVLDDPSEDHLYMVFELVKKGPVMEVPTLKPLTEDQARFYFQDLIKGIEYLHYQKIIHRDVKPSNLLVGEDGHVKIADFGVSNEFKGADALLTNTVGTPAFMAPETLSETRTIFSGKALDVWAMGITLYCFVFGQCPFMDERILSLHSKIKSQTLEFPDQPDISDELKDLITQMLDKNPESRITVPEIKVHPWVTKNGVEPLPTEDENCTLVEVTEEEVENSVKHIPSLATVILVKSMIRKRSFGNPFEGSRREERSLSAPGNLLMKQGSEDNLKLSSDLPDVDEDELLS; this is encoded by the exons ATGACAACATGCGTCTCCCGCAGGCCTGCCTCGAAGGAGCTTGTAGGCCGCGATGAGCCACTTGGCCTCCTTCCAGAGCCCTGCCACCCCCCACGTTACTTCTTGGCTCTGAATGTCCACTGCCTGGTTGACATGGAGGCTTTTGTCGTCGTGACGGAGCATGACTCTTCCGCTAGGCCTCGAGAGGAGCAGCCGGACGGTCTGGGGGACGAGGAACCGATGGAACCCTGTGAGGATCAACCCATGGCGCTGGATCCCGGAGAAACGGAGGAGAAGGGTCTCCTCGGAGGGGCTCCGGAGGGTCCGTTGAAGGCGCCGCGAAGCAAACTGAATCTCTCCAGCCGAAAACTTTCCCTCCAGGAGAGGTCTCAGTTGGTCCAGTCCCCCGGGGGCAACGTGGGTGTCAACGGACGCTACATCTATCCTTCCCTCCCTTGTTCTCCGGTCACGTCTCCACATTCTTCACCTCGTCTGCCCCGGAGGCCGACGATAGAATCCCACAGGGTTTCTATCACCGGTTTGCAG GACTGCGTTCAGCTAAATCAATACACACTGAAAGACGAAATCGGAAAG GGCTCCTATGGGGTCGTAAAGCTGGCATACAATGAAGATGACAACACCTACTAT GCAATGAAAGTGCTTTCCAAAAAGAAGCTGATGAGGCAAGCGGGGTTTCCTC GCCGTCCTCCCCCTCGTGGTGCCAGGCCCCCCCTGGAAGGCTTCTGCCAACCCAAAGGCCCCATTGAGCAGGTGTATCAAGAGATCGCCATCTTGAAAAAACTTGACCACCCGAATGTAGTCAAGCTGGTGGAG GTGCTTGACGACCCCAGCGAAGACCACCTGTACATGG TATTTGAACTTGTGAAAAAAGG GCCTGTGATGGAAGTCCCAACCTTGAAACCTCTTACTGAAGATCAGGCACgcttctacttccaggacttgaTCAAGGGCATTGAGTACT TGCATTACCAAAAGATAATCCACCGGGATGTTAAGCCATCCAACCTCTTAGTCGGGGAAGACGGTCACGTCAAGATTGCCGATTTTGGTGTGAGCAACGAGTTCAAAGGGGCTGACGCTCTCTTGACCAACACGGTGGGCACCCCGGCGTTTATGGCCCCCGAAACCCTCTCGGAAACCAGGACAATCTTTTCTGGAAAG gCTTTAGATGTTTGGGCTATGGGCATCACCCTCTACTGTTTTGTCTTTGGGCAG TGCCCCTTTATGGACGAGAGAATTCTAAGCCTGCACAGCAAAATCAAGAGTCAGACGCTGGAGTTCCCTGACCA GCCAGATATTTCTGATGAACTGAAGGATCTCATAACACAGATGCTAGACAAAAACCCCGAATCCAGGATCACAGTCCCAGAAATTAAG GTGCACCCCTGGGTGACCAAGAACGGAGTGGAGCCGTTGCCGACGGAAGATGAGAACTGCACACTCGTGGAGGTGACGGAGGAAGAGGTGGAGAATTCGGTGAAACACATCCCAAGCTTGGCCACGGTG ATCTTGGTGAAGTCCATGATCAGGAAAAGATCTTTTGGGAACCCGTTTGAGGGCAGCAGAAGAGAAGAGAGATCCTTGTCTGCACCGGGGAATTTGTTGAT GAAGCAAGGCAGCGAAGACAACCTGAAGCTCAGCAGCGACCTGCCAGATGTGGACGAAGACGAACTGCTTTCTTGA